Proteins encoded in a region of the Oscillatoria salina IIICB1 genome:
- a CDS encoding 50S ribosomal protein L23 encodes MTSKHKCDPRELPDLIIRPIVTEKATILLEQNKYVFDVAKKASKPQIKAAIESLFDVTVTKVNTLNRPPKKRRVGRFIGYKPRYKRAIVTLAEGDSITLFPEV; translated from the coding sequence GTGACCAGTAAACATAAATGCGATCCCCGCGAATTACCGGATTTAATTATTAGACCGATTGTTACCGAAAAGGCAACGATTTTGTTAGAGCAGAACAAATATGTCTTTGATGTGGCAAAAAAAGCGAGTAAGCCGCAAATTAAAGCTGCGATTGAAAGCTTGTTTGATGTCACAGTAACAAAAGTCAATACCTTGAATCGACCTCCGAAAAAGCGTCGCGTCGGTAGATTTATCGGTTACAAGCCCCGATATAAACGCGCGATCGTTACTTTGGCAGAAGGAGATTCAATTACCCTATTCCCAGAAGTTTAG
- the hxpB gene encoding hexitol phosphatase HxpB produces the protein MKKRQKAFIFDMDGLLIDSEPLWQQAEIEVFETIGISLTKTMSSETMGLRTDEVVKYWADKFPNISFNQPQIVERLINRMKELIITVGQAMPGAIEAVQLCKKMKVPLGLATSSSMTLVTSVLQRLELTNVFEVITSAEKEPFGKPHPAVYLTASDRLGIPATNCIAFEDSLNGVISAKAARMKCIAVPSPESREEPQFALADVTLSSLEQITQSQLEEFLKL, from the coding sequence ATGAAAAAAAGACAAAAAGCCTTTATTTTTGACATGGATGGGTTACTTATTGATAGTGAACCCTTGTGGCAACAAGCTGAAATAGAAGTATTTGAAACTATTGGTATTTCTCTGACTAAGACAATGTCTTCTGAAACAATGGGGTTACGAACCGATGAAGTGGTTAAATATTGGGCGGATAAATTCCCTAACATTTCTTTTAACCAACCTCAAATTGTTGAGAGACTTATCAACCGCATGAAGGAACTAATTATAACCGTTGGACAAGCAATGCCTGGTGCGATCGAGGCAGTACAACTATGTAAAAAAATGAAGGTTCCTTTGGGTTTAGCGACCTCATCTTCGATGACATTAGTGACTAGTGTTTTACAACGATTAGAATTAACCAATGTGTTTGAGGTCATTACCTCAGCAGAAAAAGAACCCTTCGGCAAACCCCATCCTGCTGTTTATCTTACTGCCAGCGATCGCCTAGGCATACCAGCCACTAACTGTATTGCTTTTGAAGACTCCCTTAACGGTGTTATCAGTGCTAAAGCAGCCAGAATGAAATGTATTGCCGTTCCCTCCCCAGAAAGTAGAGAAGAACCACAGTTTGCCTTAGCCGATGTCACTCTCAGTTCCCTCGAACAAATTACTCAATCTCAGCTTGAGGAATTTCTTAAACTATAA
- a CDS encoding salt stress protein, Slr1339 family: MESIDDLLAEIKAEGDRQDRQSEKLSPKPSESRNQSSSPMNKQNRESSPIDDLLSEVKSELDSEKPKSQSRTDSLTNNLLNQVKTEVEQGKQQSFSRPSHLNNTSSESSSSRLDDLLAAVESEVKENKPKPQNQVTPPQQVKRPSKQRYTQPSSNFLGELKSEFEEKQREEEKRRQEQLKEQQRQEQLRLKEQQRQEQLRQQRRRKALESKAKEWLKNLNPNSEEGLWFEEFSYSYESKLEAAIDYLEALRETRSI; encoded by the coding sequence ATGGAATCAATCGACGATCTGTTAGCGGAAATTAAAGCTGAAGGCGATCGCCAAGATCGCCAATCTGAAAAACTCTCTCCCAAGCCGTCAGAGTCTCGAAATCAGTCATCTTCACCCATGAATAAACAAAATCGGGAATCTTCCCCCATCGACGATTTATTAAGTGAAGTAAAATCTGAATTAGATTCAGAAAAACCTAAATCTCAATCTCGAACTGACTCCCTCACCAACAATTTATTAAATCAAGTTAAAACTGAGGTTGAGCAAGGTAAACAGCAATCTTTTTCTCGCCCTTCTCATCTGAATAATACCTCATCTGAGTCATCTTCTTCCAGGTTAGATGACTTATTAGCAGCAGTGGAGTCTGAGGTAAAAGAAAACAAACCAAAACCGCAAAATCAAGTTACCCCACCTCAACAAGTTAAACGTCCCTCCAAGCAACGATATACTCAGCCTAGTAGTAATTTTCTCGGCGAATTAAAATCTGAGTTTGAAGAGAAACAGCGCGAAGAAGAAAAACGCCGACAAGAACAGCTTAAAGAACAACAAAGACAAGAACAACTGCGACTGAAAGAACAACAAAGACAAGAACAACTGCGACAACAGCGACGTAGAAAAGCCTTAGAAAGTAAAGCGAAAGAGTGGCTGAAAAATTTAAACCCCAACTCCGAAGAAGGATTGTGGTTTGAAGAGTTTTCCTATTCTTACGAGTCTAAACTAGAAGCAGCGATCGATTACCTAGAAGCTTTACGAGAAACTCGCTCAATTTAA
- the ndhN gene encoding NAD(P)H-quinone oxidoreductase subunit N, with translation MALIASGKSFIRDLEKSGALGVYAPLEGGFEGRYQRRLRAVGYATLNLTARGLGDLSAYLTQVHGVRPPHLGKKTIGQDAAVGPIYFAQPIAGYQLETLPPNSQGLVLWIIEGYVLSQSEKEYLAALPKQEPRIKVVLEVGGDRYFRWEPLSETLTAA, from the coding sequence ATGGCACTGATTGCAAGCGGGAAATCATTTATTCGTGACTTAGAAAAGTCAGGCGCATTAGGAGTATACGCCCCTTTAGAAGGTGGGTTTGAAGGGCGCTACCAGCGAAGATTGCGGGCGGTGGGATATGCGACATTAAATTTAACGGCTAGAGGTTTAGGAGACTTATCAGCCTATTTGACTCAGGTTCACGGTGTACGTCCACCCCATTTAGGGAAAAAAACTATTGGTCAAGATGCAGCCGTCGGACCGATCTATTTTGCACAACCGATCGCTGGTTATCAACTAGAAACTTTACCACCAAATTCTCAAGGGTTGGTATTGTGGATTATTGAAGGATATGTGCTTTCCCAAAGCGAAAAAGAGTATTTAGCTGCTTTACCGAAACAAGAGCCACGAATTAAAGTGGTCTTAGAAGTAGGTGGCGATCGCTATTTTCGTTGGGAGCCTCTCAGTGAAACCTTAACTGCTGCCTGA
- the rplD gene encoding 50S ribosomal protein L4 — translation MVDCVVKNWQGEEVGQASLELRVAREESAAHIVHRALVRQMTNARRGTASTKTRAEVRGGGRKPWRQKGTGRARAGSIRSPLWKGGGVIFGPKPKDYNIKMNRKERRLALRTALNSRAEDLLVVENFAEQLPRPKTKELVQAIERWGVEPGAKVLLILREFTDNVYLSARNISTLKLMKAESLNIYDLLLADKIVITSEALAKIQEVYSDQ, via the coding sequence ATGGTTGATTGTGTAGTTAAAAACTGGCAAGGAGAAGAAGTCGGGCAGGCAAGCTTAGAATTACGAGTTGCCAGAGAAGAAAGCGCTGCTCACATCGTCCACCGCGCCCTAGTAAGGCAAATGACTAACGCTCGTCGAGGCACAGCTTCGACTAAAACCAGAGCAGAAGTTAGAGGTGGCGGACGCAAACCTTGGCGGCAAAAAGGCACTGGGCGCGCTCGTGCAGGTTCAATTCGCTCGCCATTATGGAAAGGCGGCGGTGTAATCTTCGGTCCGAAACCTAAAGACTACAATATCAAAATGAACCGCAAAGAGCGGCGACTGGCACTGAGAACAGCTTTAAATAGCCGCGCCGAAGATTTGCTCGTCGTCGAAAATTTTGCCGAGCAGTTGCCAAGACCGAAAACTAAAGAATTGGTACAAGCAATCGAGCGCTGGGGAGTAGAACCTGGAGCAAAAGTTTTACTAATTCTGAGAGAATTTACTGACAATGTTTATTTGTCAGCCCGCAATATTAGCACTTTAAAGTTAATGAAAGCTGAGAGTTTAAATATTTATGATTTGCTTTTAGCTGACAAAATCGTCATAACTAGCGAGGCTCTGGCAAAAATTCAGGAGGTTTACAGTGACCAGTAA
- a CDS encoding zinc-dependent alcohol dehydrogenase, translated as MTTMQVAVWYGAGRENFRLETRERPSPKPGEVLIQVKKCFFCAMHARAVLVGHAKHTPPVIFGRMFAGDVVAVGDGVTHVREGMRVTVNPEKPCGDCFYCQREEFGHCLFPTKLQSGAMAEYVYIPPTLVQGIFELPASIPYEFAAFTETLACILQGMDLSHIKLADCVVIIGDGGVGLAFTQLVRLRGATKIIVAGKHDESLQQATELGATRTVNISKESLQEVVRAETGEYGADVVIEAVGSGQTYEESLTLLRSGGTAVGFGGTPPGTKFQGDPNLIHYRSLKIYGSYRYAPHHFRQALDLICTQAIDLKPIVTHEVPFANLTRDGVDIHNQENCRSLVINF; from the coding sequence ATGACAACCATGCAAGTTGCAGTTTGGTATGGAGCAGGTCGTGAAAACTTTCGTTTAGAAACTAGAGAACGACCCTCCCCAAAACCAGGAGAAGTCTTAATTCAAGTTAAAAAATGCTTTTTTTGTGCGATGCACGCTAGGGCTGTTTTAGTCGGTCATGCTAAACATACTCCCCCTGTCATCTTTGGTCGGATGTTTGCCGGAGACGTGGTAGCAGTGGGAGATGGGGTAACTCATGTTCGAGAAGGAATGCGAGTTACAGTCAACCCAGAAAAGCCCTGCGGTGACTGTTTTTATTGTCAACGGGAAGAATTTGGTCATTGTCTGTTTCCCACTAAGTTACAATCCGGGGCGATGGCTGAATATGTCTATATTCCCCCAACGCTGGTTCAGGGGATTTTTGAATTACCTGCCTCAATTCCCTATGAATTTGCTGCTTTTACCGAAACCCTTGCTTGCATCCTTCAGGGAATGGACTTATCTCACATTAAACTGGCTGACTGTGTGGTGATTATCGGGGATGGGGGTGTGGGACTCGCTTTTACCCAATTAGTCCGGTTGAGAGGGGCAACCAAAATCATTGTTGCTGGAAAACACGATGAATCTTTGCAACAAGCAACAGAATTGGGGGCGACTCGAACTGTCAATATCAGCAAAGAGTCTCTTCAGGAAGTGGTAAGGGCAGAAACGGGAGAATATGGGGCTGATGTAGTGATTGAAGCCGTCGGTTCTGGACAAACCTATGAAGAATCCTTGACGCTCTTACGATCTGGCGGGACGGCTGTAGGGTTTGGTGGAACGCCCCCAGGAACTAAGTTTCAAGGAGATCCGAATTTAATTCATTATCGTTCTCTCAAGATTTATGGAAGTTATCGTTATGCTCCCCATCATTTTCGTCAGGCTCTAGACCTAATTTGTACTCAGGCGATCGACCTTAAACCCATTGTTACTCATGAAGTTCCTTTCGCCAATTTGACAAGAGATGGGGTTGATATTCATAATCAAGAGAATTGTCGATCTTTGGTCATTAATTTTTAA
- the glk gene encoding glucokinase has product MILAGDLGGTNCRLAVFDMDLSVVTQKIYKCRDYDSFEAIVEHFITNCEYSLKAACFGLPGPVKQGKCKLTNLPWPEIDATKLVEVSGGLPVKLLNDVEANAYGLKTLQEDELVTLNEGDPIPGGNCAIVSPGTGLGEAALIEVEGRSHAIASEGGHADFAPLNELQMDLVKYVQQKYRRVSYEIMLGGPGLVWMYDFLLDRSNTTTPEWLAQEMTQGDKAAAISNAALNNKCPICVQALDMFVSILGSEAANAAVKFLATGGVYIGGGIPPRILNKLQEPLFMENFLNKDKMVNFLKGIPIYVILNDKAALQGAAWYGKRIISSPLISSLETKNPGKD; this is encoded by the coding sequence ATGATTTTAGCAGGTGATTTAGGTGGAACAAATTGTAGATTAGCTGTGTTCGACATGGATTTATCCGTAGTTACACAAAAAATTTATAAATGTAGAGATTACGATTCTTTTGAGGCGATCGTCGAACATTTTATTACTAACTGTGAATATTCGCTAAAAGCTGCTTGTTTTGGCTTACCTGGTCCAGTTAAGCAAGGTAAATGTAAATTAACTAACTTACCTTGGCCCGAAATTGATGCTACTAAGTTAGTGGAAGTCAGTGGAGGACTCCCCGTCAAGTTACTTAATGATGTAGAGGCTAATGCTTACGGACTGAAGACATTACAAGAAGATGAGCTAGTGACGTTAAATGAGGGCGATCCCATCCCAGGGGGAAATTGCGCGATCGTTTCTCCGGGAACAGGTTTGGGAGAAGCAGCACTTATTGAAGTGGAAGGTAGAAGTCATGCGATCGCTTCTGAGGGTGGACACGCTGATTTTGCCCCATTAAATGAGCTTCAGATGGATTTGGTTAAATATGTGCAGCAAAAATACCGACGGGTGAGTTATGAAATTATGTTAGGGGGTCCGGGTTTAGTTTGGATGTATGATTTTCTGCTCGATCGCTCTAATACTACCACCCCTGAATGGTTAGCTCAAGAAATGACTCAAGGGGATAAAGCGGCGGCTATTAGTAACGCAGCTTTAAATAACAAATGTCCTATTTGCGTGCAAGCACTGGATATGTTTGTTTCCATTTTAGGGTCTGAAGCCGCCAACGCTGCGGTCAAGTTTTTGGCTACTGGAGGAGTCTATATCGGTGGCGGAATTCCTCCTCGTATTCTCAATAAGCTACAAGAACCCCTATTTATGGAAAATTTCCTCAATAAAGATAAGATGGTCAATTTCTTAAAGGGGATTCCGATTTATGTCATTCTTAACGATAAAGCGGCTTTACAGGGGGCTGCTTGGTATGGGAAGAGAATCATTTCTTCTCCCTTGATCAGTTCGTTGGAAACTAAGAATCCAGGTAAAGATTAG
- a CDS encoding vWA domain-containing protein: MIEERDYTLIIDKSGSMSIKDQYGGKSRWSVMQESTLALASKCEELDPDGITVYTFSGKFRRYDNVTANKVGQIFQENEPSGRTDLAKVLEDALNDYFQRKTAGQTKANGETILVVTDGEPDDRKAVMRVIVEASRRIDKDEELAISFIQVGNDPDAKKFLKILDDELQSAGAKFDIVDTVTLDDMEDMTLTEVLLNAIID; the protein is encoded by the coding sequence ATGATTGAAGAACGCGATTATACACTGATTATTGACAAAAGTGGCAGTATGTCGATAAAAGATCAGTATGGTGGCAAAAGTCGCTGGAGCGTGATGCAGGAGTCTACCCTAGCTCTAGCTAGTAAGTGCGAAGAGTTAGACCCGGATGGAATTACGGTTTATACTTTTTCTGGTAAGTTTCGACGCTACGATAACGTTACTGCCAATAAAGTAGGACAAATTTTTCAGGAAAATGAACCTTCTGGGCGTACCGATTTAGCTAAAGTCCTAGAAGATGCGCTTAATGACTATTTTCAGCGTAAAACAGCAGGGCAAACGAAAGCAAATGGAGAAACTATTTTAGTTGTTACTGATGGTGAACCTGACGATCGCAAAGCGGTGATGCGGGTTATTGTGGAAGCATCTCGACGTATTGACAAAGATGAAGAGTTAGCGATCTCGTTTATTCAAGTTGGTAACGATCCTGATGCGAAGAAGTTTCTCAAGATTTTAGACGATGAATTGCAATCGGCGGGTGCTAAATTTGACATTGTGGATACGGTGACGCTGGATGATATGGAAGATATGACTCTCACCGAAGTGTTACTCAATGCGATTATTGATTAA
- a CDS encoding alcohol dehydrogenase catalytic domain-containing protein, with product MKAMKAAILSQSKQIEIRQVPTPQTSQPDELVADVKFVGVCKTDQQLMQTGIEKDCILGHEVVCSLPERSGHFALNNELSCGKCSYCVEGLTSHCLNLKELGVNEDGGYTEKICVPKNALHPFQFSNPALGVLIEPLSCAVHGFNRILATLKLLPVSQPKTLVIGGGISGTLMTYLLDRSPEFQGQISLYDITPNQLPWLDKLGIERVEKPEPDRFHLAIECSGSPGGLKMAFALVRKGGLVFIYGVPKPDITLPMSPQELFMQEVTVLTSFAGATDATITAAIDYIKQDEAFFEKLLGKFIPLEQLSQELTYWSPQPGTRTVVDLEA from the coding sequence ATGAAAGCAATGAAAGCAGCAATTTTATCTCAATCTAAACAAATAGAAATCCGTCAAGTTCCCACACCACAAACTTCTCAACCAGACGAATTAGTGGCTGATGTTAAATTTGTGGGAGTATGTAAAACTGACCAACAATTGATGCAGACGGGGATAGAAAAAGACTGTATTTTAGGTCATGAAGTCGTTTGTAGTTTACCCGAACGGAGCGGTCATTTTGCTTTAAATAACGAGCTTTCTTGTGGTAAATGTAGTTATTGTGTTGAAGGATTAACCAGTCATTGTCTTAACCTTAAAGAATTGGGAGTTAATGAAGATGGCGGGTATACTGAGAAAATTTGCGTACCTAAAAATGCCTTACACCCGTTTCAATTTTCTAATCCCGCTTTAGGGGTTTTAATTGAGCCGTTAAGTTGTGCCGTTCATGGATTCAACCGCATTTTAGCTACCCTTAAATTACTCCCGGTTTCTCAACCCAAAACCCTAGTGATTGGTGGGGGAATTTCCGGCACATTAATGACCTATTTACTCGATCGCTCACCTGAGTTTCAAGGACAAATATCCCTTTACGATATTACGCCAAATCAACTACCTTGGCTAGATAAATTAGGAATAGAAAGAGTAGAAAAACCAGAGCCAGATCGCTTTCATTTAGCGATCGAATGTTCCGGTTCACCTGGTGGATTAAAGATGGCTTTCGCTTTAGTGCGTAAAGGTGGTTTGGTGTTTATTTATGGGGTTCCCAAACCCGATATTACCTTACCCATGTCTCCCCAGGAATTATTTATGCAAGAGGTGACAGTTTTAACCTCTTTTGCGGGTGCAACAGACGCAACCATTACAGCCGCTATCGACTATATCAAACAAGATGAAGCCTTTTTTGAGAAACTGTTAGGAAAATTTATTCCCCTGGAACAACTGTCCCAGGAGTTAACCTATTGGAGTCCTCAACCAGGAACAAGAACGGTGGTAGATTTAGAGGCTTAA
- the rplC gene encoding 50S ribosomal protein L3, with the protein MSVGILGTKLGMTQIFDKETGIAIPVTVIQAGPCTITQIKSKETDGYNAVQVGYEEVKPKALNKPELGHLAKSDAPPLRHLKEYRLEEIAQFGLGEAIKADIFSPGQIVDVKSKSIGKGFAGNQKRHNFRRGPMSHGSKNHRQPGSIGPGTTPGRIYPGKKMAGRLGATQVTIRKLTVVQVDAERNLLLIKGSVPGKPGALLNIVPTNKVGNK; encoded by the coding sequence GTGTCTGTCGGTATCCTCGGCACAAAACTCGGCATGACCCAAATATTTGACAAAGAAACAGGAATTGCCATTCCTGTTACTGTCATCCAAGCCGGACCATGCACCATAACACAAATTAAAAGTAAAGAAACTGATGGCTACAACGCCGTCCAAGTTGGCTATGAAGAAGTTAAGCCGAAAGCTTTAAATAAGCCAGAATTGGGACATTTAGCAAAATCAGATGCTCCTCCTTTGCGTCATCTGAAAGAGTATCGTCTCGAAGAGATTGCTCAATTCGGACTAGGAGAAGCAATCAAAGCTGATATTTTCAGTCCCGGTCAAATAGTTGACGTTAAAAGTAAGAGTATTGGTAAAGGATTTGCCGGAAACCAGAAAAGACATAACTTTCGGCGCGGACCAATGTCTCACGGTTCCAAAAACCACCGACAACCAGGTTCAATCGGTCCTGGAACCACCCCTGGTCGCATTTATCCAGGGAAGAAAATGGCAGGACGACTCGGTGCAACCCAAGTGACGATTCGTAAACTTACTGTCGTCCAAGTAGACGCAGAACGCAATCTCTTGCTAATTAAAGGGTCTGTTCCTGGGAAACCGGGCGCGTTATTAAACATTGTTCCCACCAACAAAGTAGGAAACAAATAG
- a CDS encoding DUF4037 domain-containing protein, with protein MFSQYFMGNPSIPPLAEQVAAEFAVLPQVVAIAWAGSRTNQASDEQSDYDFYVYIEEDIPIEIRTAIAKKFAQKIEINNQFWETGDEWIVTELGIGVDIMYRNPQWIEGEIDRTLIHHQASVGYSTCLWWNVLTSVSLFDRNGWFKKLQEKSKQPYPESLKKAIIAKNYPILKQNISSYTHQLQLAVSRQDRISVLHRTTALLASYFDIIFALNSIPHPGEKRILKKVLTLCDKVPENLAEQINNIINSLNSESQSVLLNNINLLVNNLEQLLIAEGLYSNPR; from the coding sequence ATGTTTTCTCAATATTTTATGGGGAATCCTAGCATTCCCCCATTAGCGGAACAGGTAGCTGCTGAATTTGCGGTTCTCCCTCAAGTTGTCGCAATCGCTTGGGCAGGTTCGCGGACGAATCAAGCCTCAGATGAACAGTCAGACTATGATTTTTATGTCTATATAGAAGAGGATATTCCTATCGAAATTAGAACCGCGATCGCCAAAAAGTTTGCCCAGAAAATAGAAATAAATAATCAATTTTGGGAAACGGGTGATGAGTGGATTGTGACAGAGTTGGGAATAGGGGTTGATATTATGTATCGTAATCCTCAGTGGATCGAAGGCGAAATCGATCGCACTTTGATTCACCATCAAGCATCGGTAGGTTATTCTACTTGTTTATGGTGGAATGTCTTAACTTCTGTGAGTTTGTTTGACCGAAATGGTTGGTTTAAGAAACTACAAGAAAAGTCTAAACAACCTTATCCTGAATCGCTGAAAAAAGCAATTATTGCTAAAAATTATCCCATCCTGAAGCAAAATATTTCTTCTTATACCCATCAGTTACAATTAGCAGTATCTCGCCAAGATCGCATCAGTGTTTTACATCGAACTACTGCATTGTTAGCCAGTTATTTTGATATTATTTTTGCGCTTAATTCTATCCCTCATCCAGGGGAAAAACGTATTCTTAAAAAAGTTCTGACACTTTGCGATAAAGTCCCTGAGAACTTAGCAGAACAAATTAATAATATTATTAATTCTTTGAATTCAGAATCGCAGTCAGTTTTATTGAATAATATTAATTTATTAGTCAATAATTTAGAACAGTTATTAATTGCTGAAGGTTTGTATAGCAATCCTCGATGA
- a CDS encoding class I SAM-dependent methyltransferase has protein sequence MNCISVDDLVNNLAALRLDSPMAIIGTKAGKIFDILAKKWGLSSKKITQYIDKDLEAITSSEGEKTEYNLIILLPDILAQIYQIEERYQKIVALAQKLRRDGRIVILVVDPGNLGLMERRWDDSIETRESRTQLAEVNWIKGIRHCESEGTTAIITRSELLLSFATANLTIEEEPLTKVNNYPSLGLQRFIARKELHSPYSNGQLYNLLVTLPEAYKEFVLSYITPGMEVLELGSGTGRFSLPLLEKGAKVTGIEIEERLLNEAKINLSQWLKKEKLELIHGDISLFDLKRQFDFAFLSGEILSYLPEVEKRHQFFQCVSAHLREKARLLIILDNPAIYMHRGYRRTRTRQRQLSDGSILRITEDRAYDPVGMYQMGIEQYSISSEETFFQGSHSLKHGIILTDEIRLQAHLTGLKLVETYGNYQREKLLPSSDRAIYVLEKVP, from the coding sequence ATGAATTGTATTAGCGTTGATGACTTAGTCAATAACTTAGCAGCTCTACGGTTAGATAGTCCAATGGCAATCATTGGCACCAAGGCAGGCAAAATTTTTGATATTTTAGCTAAAAAATGGGGACTTTCCTCAAAAAAGATAACACAATATATCGACAAAGATCTCGAAGCCATTACCTCTTCGGAAGGGGAAAAAACCGAATATAACCTTATCATTCTGCTTCCCGATATTTTAGCACAAATCTATCAAATAGAAGAACGGTATCAAAAAATTGTTGCTTTAGCTCAAAAATTACGTCGCGATGGACGAATTGTTATTTTGGTCGTCGATCCAGGCAATTTAGGATTGATGGAGAGACGTTGGGATGATAGTATCGAGACCAGAGAAAGCAGAACTCAATTAGCAGAAGTAAATTGGATTAAGGGCATTCGTCATTGCGAGTCTGAAGGAACAACCGCGATTATTACTCGCTCAGAACTTCTACTAAGTTTTGCGACTGCCAACTTAACTATAGAGGAAGAACCCCTCACAAAGGTAAATAATTATCCATCTCTAGGTTTACAGCGATTTATCGCCCGTAAGGAATTGCATTCTCCCTATTCTAACGGACAGCTTTATAATCTACTGGTTACTCTCCCAGAAGCATATAAAGAATTTGTCCTCTCTTATATTACTCCTGGAATGGAAGTTTTAGAATTAGGTTCCGGGACAGGGCGATTTAGTTTACCCTTGCTAGAAAAAGGAGCAAAAGTTACCGGGATAGAAATTGAGGAAAGATTGCTAAATGAAGCCAAAATAAATCTTAGTCAATGGTTAAAAAAAGAAAAGCTTGAACTGATTCATGGAGATATTTCCCTTTTTGACTTAAAACGGCAATTTGATTTTGCTTTTTTATCAGGAGAAATTTTAAGCTATCTCCCAGAGGTCGAAAAACGTCACCAATTTTTTCAATGTGTCTCAGCACATTTGCGAGAGAAAGCACGTCTGTTAATTATTCTAGACAATCCTGCTATCTATATGCACAGAGGATATCGTCGAACTCGTACTCGTCAGCGTCAATTATCTGATGGAAGTATCCTCAGAATCACGGAAGATCGAGCTTACGATCCTGTAGGAATGTATCAAATGGGAATTGAACAATATTCCATATCATCCGAAGAAACATTTTTTCAAGGGAGTCATTCTCTAAAACATGGAATTATTCTAACTGATGAAATTCGCTTACAAGCTCATTTAACAGGATTAAAACTGGTAGAGACATATGGAAACTATCAACGAGAAAAGTTACTTCCTTCCTCGGACAGAGCTATTTATGTTTTAGAAAAAGTTCCCTAA